The Helicobacteraceae bacterium genome segment ATTGAAAAGGCGGGCTACAAACCCGACGAACAGATCGCGATCGCCATGGACGTAGCCTCCAGCGAGTTTTACGAAAGGGGCGGCTACAAACTCGGCGCGGAGGGCGGCAAACTCCTATCGAGCGACGAGATGATCGGCTATTTAGAAAAGCTGGTCGATAAATATCCGATCGTAAGCATCGAGGACGGACTCGCGGAGGACGATTGGAGCGGGTGGGCAAAACTCACCGAAAGATTAGGCAAAAAGACGCAATTGGTGGGCGACGATCTCTTTGTCACCAACAAAAAAATCCTAGCCGAAGGGATCGAAAAGGGCGTGGCGAACTCGATTTTAATCAAATTAAATCAGATCGGCACGGTCAGCGAGACGCTTCAGACAATCCGTTTGGCGCACAGAAACAGCTATACAACCGTAGTCAGCCACAGAAGCGGCGAAAGCGAAGATAGTTTTATCGCCGATCTAGCGGTCGCGATCAATGCGGGTCAGATCAAGACGGGATCGATGAGCAGAAGCGAGCGGATCGCCAAATACAACCGCGTATTGGAGATTGGACGCGAGATCGCTGGGGCGGAATACTTAGGCAAAAAAGCCTTCGGGCGATAAGCGCGCGTGGAAACGAGCGACATTCGCGATGAACTGCTAGGCGAAATAGGGTCTCGCCCTATTATCAGGGCGCGTCATCTTATCTGGGTTGGCATTGTCGCGGCGTTGGCTCTATACGCATATTATTTGCTTTATGGCGCCAATTCGTTTTTGCGGCTATTAGAGTTACGCGACGAGGACGCGGCTTTGCAGGCGCGCGTAGAGGCGCTTAAAGACGAAAACGCGAAGTTGCGGCGCGAATTATATGAGCTGGAGCTAATCAGCGGCGAGGAGGGGTTGTGAAAAAAGTCGGCGTATTCGCCTTTTTCTGCATGTTAGTTTTCGCGCGGATCAACCCTTTCGAGCCTATCGAGCGCTCGGAGGATCGCAACGACACGGGTTCGTTCCCGCCCCGCCAATTCGAGCAAGAGTCGATCTCGCTTCCGCCAAGCTCTAGAGCGCTAAAAGAGATACAGATAACCCATCAGGAAAACGACGGATCGCTCTCTACGATCAATCGCAAGATCGACAAGTCGATCGATTCGCGCGCGCCCCTCAGAATCGATCAGCCAAACGCCGAAAAACTGCCGCGCCAAACGGGCGCTTTTCTGCCTATCGAAGATTTGGAGGATATAGGTCGCATTCGGTTCTTTACGGCGCGCGACGCGATGAAGTTTCAAACGCAAGATCAACTGCTGCGCAGTTTCTTTCTGCCGCGTCCAAGCCGCGTCGCGCTGGATTTTAATAGCTCCGTGCCGCTAGAGCCGATCTCGGTAAAACTCACGGACGGATATTTCACGCAAATAGAGCTTAGCTTTCACGAAACCTTTTACCGCGTAACCGTTACGCTTGAAAGCTATTATCCTTACGCGATTGAAAGAGTTTCCGAAGGCTATCTGTTGGGGCTTCATTGAACAATTTAGTTCTCATCGGCTTTATGGGTAGCGGCAAAAGCTCCGTAGGACGGATACTAGCGCAAAAAACCGCGCGCTATTTTCTGGACGCCGACGCGCTGATCGAGAGCGCGACAAATATGAAAATCGCCGATATTTTCGCAAACGGGGGCGAAGCGCTCTTTCGCGCATACGAGCGCGATCTCGCCGCGTGGCTCGCTCGCTCGGTAAGCTCCGCCGTAATCTCCACCGGCGGCGGCATGATCGTTTCGTGCGGGAATCTACGCGCTATCGGCGAAATTATCTATCTCAAGTGCGATTTTGAAACGATCGCGAAGCGGCTAAAGGGCGAAGCCGAACGCGAAAAGCGCCCGCTCGCCGCCTCGATAGAAACTCTGCGCGATCGATTCTTGCAACGCGAAGCTGTCTATGAGTCCAACGCCGATCGCGTTATCGACGCGAACCAAAGCCTAGGGACCGTGCTAGAGGCGATCGGGTGAAACAAACCGGCGCTACGCGGCTAGCGCCAAACGGCGCGGAGCTATCGCCGCGCGGGCGCTTTGCCGCGTGAGTATCCTCGTCGCGTT includes the following:
- a CDS encoding shikimate kinase is translated as MNNLVLIGFMGSGKSSVGRILAQKTARYFLDADALIESATNMKIADIFANGGEALFRAYERDLAAWLARSVSSAVISTGGGMIVSCGNLRAIGEIIYLKCDFETIAKRLKGEAEREKRPLAASIETLRDRFLQREAVYESNADRVIDANQSLGTVLEAIG
- a CDS encoding AMIN domain-containing protein produces the protein MKKVGVFAFFCMLVFARINPFEPIERSEDRNDTGSFPPRQFEQESISLPPSSRALKEIQITHQENDGSLSTINRKIDKSIDSRAPLRIDQPNAEKLPRQTGAFLPIEDLEDIGRIRFFTARDAMKFQTQDQLLRSFFLPRPSRVALDFNSSVPLEPISVKLTDGYFTQIELSFHETFYRVTVTLESYYPYAIERVSEGYLLGLH